The DNA sequence GGCTTGGCCAATTATGAGCAGAAGTACCTGTCGGGGCAACCGTATGGGATACAGAAACTGGTAGAAATAGCACGAGCTCTGGTGGCAAGGCCGGAGCTGATTCTTATCGATGAGCCGGCGGCGGGCATGAATGACCAGGAGACCATGGAAATTGCCAAGATCGTGTCCGAAATTCGTGATGATCTTGGTATCACCGTGCTGGTCGTGGAACACGATATGAGTCTCGTCATGAGCATCTCCGACCGCGTTTGCGTTCTCGATTCAGGCAATGTGTTAGCCTTAGGTGTACCAGAGAAGGTGAAGGAGCATCCTGACGTGATCCGGGTTTTTCTGGGGGAAGAAGCTCATGCTTAATCTCATCGGTGTCGAGACATTTTACGGCAAGATTAAGGCCCTTCACGGTGTATCGCTTGAGGTGACGGACGGGCAGCTGGTTTGTATCTTGGGAGCTAATGGAGCCGGCAAGACCACCATTCTGAAGACTATTAGCGGTATCGTGGAGCCTGAGTACGGTACGATTCATTTTAACGGGGAGCAAATCGATCGGATGGATGCGGAAGAAATTGTCTCCCTCGGTATTTGTCACGTTCCTGAAGAACGGCGACTGTTTCCGGAACTGACGGTGTATGACAATCTCCTCATGGGTGGGTTTCTGCTTAAGGAGAGGGATTTGCTACAGACGAGACTGGAAGAGGTGTATCAGCATTTTCCGGTCTTGCAAGATAGGGAGAAACAGCTGGCGGGAACGCTCAGCGGCGGAGAGCAGCAGATGGTTGCTATCTCCCGCGCCCTTATGCTCAAGCCCAAGCTCCTCCTGCTGGACGAACCGTCCCTCGGCCTTTCGCCTATCCTCGTCGATGATATCTTTGCTACCATAAAGACCCTTCATCAATCGGGTGTCACTATCTTGCTTGTGGAACAGAATGTGAATCACGCCTTAAGGATCGCCGATTATGGCTACGTCCTGACGGCGGGGAAGATATTCCTGAGCGGTACGTATGATGAGCTCCGCGAAGAAGATAAAGTGAGAGAGATGTACCTCGGTGAAGGGAAGTATGTGAGACGGTCGAAACTGTGGGGCGTCACCTGAGATTCGAAGAACTGAAGAATAATGAATGTGGAATTACGAACACTGAATTTCGAGAAATACAACACTATCCCCAAGCTGTTCTGGTACCACGTCCAGTATAACGGGGACAATATCTCTATCTGGTGGAAGCATCACGGCGTCTGGGAGCCCATCACGTGGCGCCAGTACGGCGACTGGTCGCGGGATGTCGCAAACGGACTCCTAGCATCCGGGCTGAATCCGGGAGACATGGTCTCGATCCTCAGTGAGACA is a window from the Candidatus Neomarinimicrobiota bacterium genome containing:
- a CDS encoding ABC transporter ATP-binding protein: GLANYEQKYLSGQPYGIQKLVEIARALVARPELILIDEPAAGMNDQETMEIAKIVSEIRDDLGITVLVVEHDMSLVMSISDRVCVLDSGNVLALGVPEKVKEHPDVIRVFLGEEAHA
- a CDS encoding ABC transporter ATP-binding protein; this encodes MLNLIGVETFYGKIKALHGVSLEVTDGQLVCILGANGAGKTTILKTISGIVEPEYGTIHFNGEQIDRMDAEEIVSLGICHVPEERRLFPELTVYDNLLMGGFLLKERDLLQTRLEEVYQHFPVLQDREKQLAGTLSGGEQQMVAISRALMLKPKLLLLDEPSLGLSPILVDDIFATIKTLHQSGVTILLVEQNVNHALRIADYGYVLTAGKIFLSGTYDELREEDKVREMYLGEGKYVRRSKLWGVT